The DNA window cgctgctgctgctgctgcttcagctgAACTCGGAGTCTCCTTTGAGTCTTTAGCGCAGGAGTCGGCTGCACTGGCTTCATCTGGCTCAGACTTCTGTCCGTTGTCTGAAGCCACCTTCAGGAACAGAGGGATCTCCAGCTGCTCTTTGGTCAAAAGGCCTCGCTGGTCATCAACCCTGCAGCACTGAGCCCTGGTCAGCATGTCCAGTAAGCCTGGAGCAACGCAACACGGAAAACATCTTGGTCACTCAGACAGCGttccaaataaataataatatatttataaataatgttttatttcaattgTATAGTAGTCAGGCAACATTAGAAACAAGATAACAATTTTATCCaaataatacattcatattCATTGTCACACCTCTGGAAAGGGTATCAAGGTTCTAGcaattttgtatttcatttcaatttagAACAATAGTTTACATTCTAAAGATGATAGTTATTTACCCTAAAAACAGCAGCTTATAAAAGAATCTAACCCCTCAGCCCGTTTCGTAAAAAATTTAAATGATGTACCATCTGTACAATCACCCTGTGGTGAGGTTTTGGGGTCGTCTTTAAAAATGCAACCGTACCATGGAATCCTAGTTAGAAACAGAAATCTATTCTTTATGTGGAACCAACCCTAAAAGACAGTGCAGAGATGTCCTACCCTCCATTTCCCGGTTTTTACTGGGCTTGGGCTGAATCTTGGCTCGGGCCTCCACCCCACCCGCACTCACTGGTCCTGCCTGGGACCAAAACAGACTCCGGCATCATCAATCGGCACATTACAGCTGCACAGGTTTGAAATCCTTGTCAAAATTGTGACACAATGTACAAATATTCCCTGGACAACCActaaaaaaagtttcaataCATAAAACCAAAGAAGGGAAGGTGCAGACATGTTTGCAAATGATTGTCTAAATGGCATACTGATGAGCAGCTTTCCTTGTATGCACGACTTTCAGTATTGCAcagatgtttttaataaatcttCAGTTTAATAACTCTGCTTCACCTGTGAGGCTGCAGCAGAACTACTGCCTCTGGAAACGTTACTGTGGTCTCTTCCTGTTGGAACCACacaaaaagatacattttaacAGTGAGTCAGTTATTAGCTATTAATGATGCTACAGAAGCGAACGTCTCATTGAACACACGGACATAGGCCAACTAAAATATTCTTgaaaagaatttttttttaaatctcagaaACAACGGCTACAATCTAATCCGTTCCGTTCTTGCCTAATGCAGAGAGAGTAGGTCTGAGTTAAGGCGCACTGATCGAAAGTGAAGTTGGCTCTGGTCTCCTCGCAGTTGGGAAACGAGGTGAGCGAACTCAAAGTGTCAGAGCCCTCAACCTACCAAATGGACTCGGACATTTCAACGCCACAGAAATGAATGGCGACGCCGGCAGAGACGCACAAAGAAATCAGAGCATGACAAAGGGATGAAGACAGTGACGCGGAAAAAAATGTAAGCTTACAGTGGAAAGACTTCAGACTTGCCCCTAGATAAGAGCCGAGAAATACAGAAACACTTTCTAGGACCCATTGGGGAACAATTAAGTGGTTTAGAAGGCACGGTCAAAGTTCAGGTGGAATAGGAGAACATACAAAAGCATCACCAATGGTTCACCAGCATCCTCTACATCCAACAGGCTGGAGGGCTAGAATGGACTATATCCAATTTCATCAAAATTGTTCAGTCTACACGTTGGTGAAGTAGGTTGATTTTCCTCCCGTGGAGGCTTCTGCTCTTGCATGAGCAGTGTCACTATTGGTCATGTCATGTCAGCAGTCCCGCTGAAGTAAAACATTGTGCTCAAGTGTACAGACCTTTGATTTTTTCGAGGCGTAGAGTCTTATTGGCCAGTCTGAACACACTGCTGTTCATGGTCACTGGCTCGTCGCTCCCAACCTGAAATGAACAAGGAAATAAGATGCCAACACaattatttgcaaaaaataaagcagACTGGAGAAGCggactaaataaatgaaatacacaACATAAATGGGGTAATccgcaccaaaaaaaaaaatatgcaagACATGAGTTTTCATATTAAAATGACAGATTTCATAATTGACATTAGTGACATGCAAGTGGTTTCCATGTAGCAACTGCTGCAAGCAAAATATGAAAGAAACTACACTGCTGTGAAAGAGTGTTATGTTAATGTGATTATTTTACTATTAGAAGAAAGTTATAACAATAATTTGCATATCTGAATAAAAATACTTAAGCACCGGCTCCATGATAAGGTTTCATGCAGACCTACTCACCATAGTGACCACAGCCTCTTGTGGCTTGAGCTGGTGTTTCTGCAGCACCGCAGTCAGAGCGTCCTGCAGGGTCTTGCTGGACTTCACCACGATCCCAACAGTCTTACCAGTGAAGGCGATCTCCAGCCTGAAGCACACATGCATTTCAATAATCTCGCTCACACGGTACACGAGCAGCAAAGCAGTGGTACAGAAGTAAAGCATCCACAGGAAACCCAAGATTGATTCATGTGGACATTTTACAGTGTATTCAATGCAGATGACTAATCTGTCTGCTGTTGGCAAAAGGACTTCCCTCTTGACATGGTGAGGAGTTGTATGCCGTAGTGGACCAGAGGGTGTGAAAGCCCGCCAAAagtgacaaagacaaaaacagaagtGACACAGTTGACTCACGCAAACATCACCCTGATCTCCAGAGAGACCTGCTGATCTCTCAGTACCGAGCAGTCCTGGTCCAGTGATAACGGTTGCTGCAGAGAGAGCAAAGGTGTACCAGACAGAGAGAAGGGACTTTCAGAGAGGGCAGAATCAACTCGGGATACTTTCGGAAATGACGAGGGAGTGAGAGGTTGAGAGGAtgttaaaacaggaagagggtaCGGCCATCTTTCTCACACCGCCTGTTGCAAAACACTTTGCAGTAAAGTAGACACCTTTGAACAGCTTCCCGATTTAACGCTGCGGACAGAGCAGCTTAGTCCTCACCTTCTCCTTGCCGTGAAGATAGATGATGACATCTTTCAGTGGGAAGCCTCTCTTCTCACACAGACTGGCCAGCATGTCTTTGATGGGTTGGCCATTGCGCGTGGGGGCCAGCGAGGCGCTGCCATCGGGCAGATAGACACAGCAGTAGCCTCCCTCCACCCCGATCCGACTCCCACCTCCGACCCCCTGTTCTGGAGAGCGGGGACTCAATCTGCCGTTCTATAACcgcagatggagaggagagagcagtTAGCCAAGCGTGAATGAGAAACTTCAAAATCAATAGAGTGAGGAACTTCATGTCAGATATTCTTAGGCGGATTTTTCTTCTTGAATGCAGAGTTTTGTCATCCATGTCTGCCCTATTGCACTGACCTCCATCTGCCTGTAGGGGGAGCCGAGCTCCAAACTGCTGGTGGATTTTACAGACACGTGAGACTCTTTCCCAGAGCCTGAACCATGGTTGTTGGATCCATCTTTTGTTACCAATGAAGGATATTAAAAAAGGAGAGATATAGTTACTCAACTGGTGGGAAAATGGGAGCAAGGCATAGCCCAGGAGCACAAGATCTGCCATTACCTCCCCAGGATCCCCTTTTTTGACCCTGTTTCTCGGGGCAAGTCTTGCTGCCTGGCAAGCTGTTGGAGTCTgactttttattctgttttgagACAGTGatagaaaatattttaacaacaaggatgtctctccccccccccccttctttcctGCCCCTCAGTCCATGTCCTCCCGTCACTCTACCTTTTTGTTACTCAGCGGGCTTCTGGTGGCCACTTCCTCCCAGGATCCCATACGGA is part of the Pungitius pungitius chromosome 2, fPunPun2.1, whole genome shotgun sequence genome and encodes:
- the rgs14b gene encoding regulator of G-protein signaling 14 isoform X2 encodes the protein MAKNFDALGIPAGHMSQAVSDGELNMSARGCGGSSSSLPGTPGGEAPPANSVLAWAVSFEKLLEDPVGVRQFTSFLMSEVSAENILFWQACEKFQKIPASSLEELKTAARSIFNTYLSDSAPYSVNIDDTAKTEEKDLQRPTPDMFDKAQAQIFKLMKMDSYRRFVRSPLYQSCTLGGIAGKPLPQLPTEPVRMGSWEEVATRSPLSNKKNKKSDSNSLPGSKTCPEKQGQKRGSWGDGSNNHGSGSGKESHVSVKSTSSLELGSPYRQMENGRLSPRSPEQGVGGGSRIGVEGGYCCVYLPDGSASLAPTRNGQPIKDMLASLCEKRGFPLKDVIIYLHGKEKQPLSLDQDCSVLRDQQVSLEIRVMFALEIAFTGKTVGIVVKSSKTLQDALTAVLQKHQLKPQEAVVTMVGSDEPVTMNSSVFRLANKTLRLEKIKGRDHSNVSRGSSSAAASQAGPVSAGGVEARAKIQPKPSKNREMEGLLDMLTRAQCCRVDDQRGLLTKEQLEIPLFLKVASDNGQKSEPDEASAADSCAKDSKETPSSAEAAAAAAEEEETPNSAPSKPKDVKETSV
- the rgs14b gene encoding regulator of G-protein signaling 14 isoform X1 → MSGVSKLVTSRLKLLINFDQVTPGDLQRGPLVSLVGVNVFLKMFALRGICYRFSRLAKVAAQKQCRKFDNSCTIVTGIMADKKSQAVSDGELNMSARGCGGSSSSLPGTPGGEAPPANSVLAWAVSFEKLLEDPVGVRQFTSFLMSEVSAENILFWQACEKFQKIPASSLEELKTAARSIFNTYLSDSAPYSVNIDDTAKTEEKDLQRPTPDMFDKAQAQIFKLMKMDSYRRFVRSPLYQSCTLGGIAGKPLPQLPTEPVRMGSWEEVATRSPLSNKKNKKSDSNSLPGSKTCPEKQGQKRGSWGDGSNNHGSGSGKESHVSVKSTSSLELGSPYRQMENGRLSPRSPEQGVGGGSRIGVEGGYCCVYLPDGSASLAPTRNGQPIKDMLASLCEKRGFPLKDVIIYLHGKEKQPLSLDQDCSVLRDQQVSLEIRVMFALEIAFTGKTVGIVVKSSKTLQDALTAVLQKHQLKPQEAVVTMVGSDEPVTMNSSVFRLANKTLRLEKIKGRDHSNVSRGSSSAAASQAGPVSAGGVEARAKIQPKPSKNREMEGLLDMLTRAQCCRVDDQRGLLTKEQLEIPLFLKVASDNGQKSEPDEASAADSCAKDSKETPSSAEAAAAAAEEEETPNSAPSKPKDVKETSV
- the rgs14b gene encoding regulator of G-protein signaling 14 isoform X3 encodes the protein MSARGCGGSSSSLPGTPGGEAPPANSVLAWAVSFEKLLEDPVGVRQFTSFLMSEVSAENILFWQACEKFQKIPASSLEELKTAARSIFNTYLSDSAPYSVNIDDTAKTEEKDLQRPTPDMFDKAQAQIFKLMKMDSYRRFVRSPLYQSCTLGGIAGKPLPQLPTEPVRMGSWEEVATRSPLSNKKNKKSDSNSLPGSKTCPEKQGQKRGSWGDGSNNHGSGSGKESHVSVKSTSSLELGSPYRQMENGRLSPRSPEQGVGGGSRIGVEGGYCCVYLPDGSASLAPTRNGQPIKDMLASLCEKRGFPLKDVIIYLHGKEKQPLSLDQDCSVLRDQQVSLEIRVMFALEIAFTGKTVGIVVKSSKTLQDALTAVLQKHQLKPQEAVVTMVGSDEPVTMNSSVFRLANKTLRLEKIKGRDHSNVSRGSSSAAASQAGPVSAGGVEARAKIQPKPSKNREMEGLLDMLTRAQCCRVDDQRGLLTKEQLEIPLFLKVASDNGQKSEPDEASAADSCAKDSKETPSSAEAAAAAAEEEETPNSAPSKPKDVKETSV